From Herpetosiphonaceae bacterium:
ACGCCCATCTCGTGAAGCATATGTACCATGTCTTCGGTGCAGACGTTGCCGGGCGCTCCCGGCGCGAACGGGCAGCCGCCGATGCCGCCGACGCTGGCGTCGAAGCGATCCACGCCCACTTGCAGCGCCGCCAGCACATTCGCCAGACCGGCGCCACGCGCGCTGTGGGGATGGAGCCGGATCGGCACGTTCGGCAGCCGCTCGGCGAAGGCCAGGCAGATCTGCTGCACCAGCCGGGGATGAGCCATGCCGGTGGTATCGCCCAGCGTAATCTGCTGCGCGCCCATCTCGACCAGCCGGTCCGCCAGGTCGAGCACGCGCGCGATCGGAACGTCGCCCTCGAACGGGCAGCCGAAGACCACCGAGAGCACCGCGTCGAACATTTTGCCAGCGCCCCGGACAAGCCGCGCGATCTCGGCGGCCTGCGCCAGCGATTGCGCGATGCTCATGTTGACGTTGCTCTGGTTGTGGCTTTCGGAGGCGCTCAGAAAGACCTGGATCGCGTCGGCGTTGGCGTCGATCGCCCGCTGCGCGCCTTTGACGTTGGGCGCAATCGCGCTGTACACAATGCCGGGATGACGGTCGATCCGCGCGAAGACCTCGGCGGTATCGGCCATCTGCGGCACGGCGCGCGGATGCACGAACGAGCCGACTTCAATATATTCGAGGCCGGAGTCCGACAGGCAGTTGATCAGCGCGATCTTCTGCTCGGTCGTCAGCAAGACATCTTCATTCTGCAAGCCATCGCGCGGCCCGACCTCACGGATCGAAACGCGCCTGGGCAGCGTCGCCAGTGGTAATCGATCTGCTGTTCGCATCATTGCGATTCCTCGCTCAAAACAGCCGACGTCATCGTCGGCGCTAGTAGCCGTTTGTATCCTAGCATACGGGCCTGAGTTTGTCACACGGGCGGGGAAGCATGAAAGAAACAAAGGAACAAAGAAACAAGGGAACAAGCGATTTAACACGTTGTTCTTTTGTTCGCTTGTTCCCTTGTTCTTCGCTTGGCTCTTGGTTCTCCATCAGGCAGGAAGAAGAAACAGTGGGCGACGCCCACATCCCGGCCTGACGGCGCGCTAGACGACCAGCACCTCGCGATAGATGCCGAAGACCTCGCGCAGCACATCGCAGATCTCGCCCATCGTCGCGTAGGCGCGCACACAGTCGAGCACCGGATACATCAGGTTTTGATCGCCCTGAGCCGCAACCCGCAGCGCCTCAAGCGCCTCGGCCACGCGCTCCTGGTCGCGCTCGCGGCGCACGCGGTTGAGCCGATCAAGATGCTTGCGCTCGCCTTCGGGGTCCATCTCCAGAAGAGGGATCTCCAGCGGCTCCTGCACGGCATACTTATTGACGCC
This genomic window contains:
- a CDS encoding hydroxymethylglutaryl-CoA lyase — protein: MMRTADRLPLATLPRRVSIREVGPRDGLQNEDVLLTTEQKIALINCLSDSGLEYIEVGSFVHPRAVPQMADTAEVFARIDRHPGIVYSAIAPNVKGAQRAIDANADAIQVFLSASESHNQSNVNMSIAQSLAQAAEIARLVRGAGKMFDAVLSVVFGCPFEGDVPIARVLDLADRLVEMGAQQITLGDTTGMAHPRLVQQICLAFAERLPNVPIRLHPHSARGAGLANVLAALQVGVDRFDASVGGIGGCPFAPGAPGNVCTEDMVHMLHEMGVETGVKLPNVMACARSLEHLLGHEVPSQTIKAGICGHLGPEGEPRGENSGEPGTENRELTSSVSSEA
- a CDS encoding methylmalonyl-CoA mutase family protein: GVNKYAVQEPLEIPLLEMDPEGERKHLDRLNRVRRERDQERVAEALEALRVAAQGDQNLMYPVLDCVRAYATMGEICDVLREVFGIYREVLVV